The Iamia majanohamensis genome window below encodes:
- a CDS encoding ABC transporter ATP-binding protein (Members of the family are the ATP-binding subunit of ABC transporters for substrates such as betaine, L-proline or other amino acids, choline, carnitine, etc. The substrate specificity is best determined from the substrate-binding subunit, rather than this subunit, as it interacts with the permease subunit and not with substrate directly.), whose protein sequence is MPDPTTDAPTTGPDGREVPGEDTDWSLEDQSKSMIRLEGVSKTYPGTTVPAVEELTLDVPEGDVLVLVGPSGCGKSTTLRLINRMIEPTGGRIIFDGRDVTKVDPDELRRHIGYVIQQIGLFPHRTIADNVAVVPRMLGWDKNRTTKRVDELLDMVGLDPSQYRDRYPKELSGGQAQRVGVARALGADPPVLLMDEPFGAIDPITRDRLQNEFLRVQDELQKTIVFVTHDIDEAIKMGDRIAILRQRSVIAQYDTPQRILALPIDDFVQDFIGSGAALKGLNFERVSDLTLGDFPTVRYDAGHRRSSEVLAASGQPWLLVLDDQERPIRWVNQDAMDRSDKPLTEVGQAVRVTVEPNATLHDTLEAMLSSSVGAAIVTDPQGRYQGVVLIEVLTDAIARMRAEAKAHYEEMGLATHQAPVIDPDPLAASDGAR, encoded by the coding sequence GTCTCCAAGACCTACCCCGGCACCACCGTCCCCGCGGTCGAGGAGCTCACCCTCGACGTGCCCGAGGGCGACGTCCTCGTGCTCGTGGGCCCCTCGGGCTGCGGCAAGAGCACCACGCTCCGCCTCATCAACCGCATGATCGAGCCCACCGGCGGGCGCATCATCTTCGACGGGCGCGACGTGACCAAGGTCGACCCCGACGAGCTGCGCCGCCACATCGGCTACGTCATCCAGCAGATCGGCCTCTTCCCCCACCGGACGATCGCCGACAACGTCGCCGTCGTGCCCCGGATGCTCGGGTGGGACAAGAACCGCACCACCAAGCGGGTCGACGAGCTGCTCGACATGGTGGGCCTCGACCCCAGCCAGTACCGCGACCGCTACCCCAAGGAGCTCTCCGGCGGGCAGGCCCAGCGGGTGGGCGTGGCCCGGGCCCTCGGCGCCGACCCACCCGTGCTGCTGATGGACGAGCCCTTCGGCGCCATCGACCCCATCACCCGCGACCGGCTCCAGAACGAGTTCCTGCGGGTCCAGGACGAGCTGCAGAAGACCATCGTCTTCGTCACCCACGACATCGACGAGGCCATCAAGATGGGCGACCGCATCGCCATCCTGCGGCAGCGCTCGGTGATCGCCCAGTACGACACCCCCCAGCGGATCCTGGCCCTGCCCATCGACGACTTCGTGCAGGACTTCATCGGCAGCGGCGCCGCCCTCAAGGGCCTCAACTTCGAGCGGGTGAGCGACCTCACCCTGGGCGACTTCCCGACGGTGCGCTACGACGCCGGGCACCGCCGCTCGAGCGAGGTGCTGGCCGCGTCCGGCCAACCCTGGCTGCTCGTCCTCGACGACCAGGAACGCCCCATCCGGTGGGTCAACCAGGACGCCATGGACCGCAGCGACAAGCCCCTCACCGAGGTGGGCCAGGCGGTGCGGGTCACCGTGGAGCCCAACGCCACCCTGCACGACACGCTGGAGGCGATGCTCAGCTCCAGCGTCGGGGCCGCCATCGTCACCGACCCCCAGGGCCGCTACCAGGGCGTGGTGCTCATCGAGGTCCTGACCGACGCCATCGCCCGCATGCGGGCCGAGGCCAAGGCCCACTACGAGGAGATGGGCCTCGCCACCCACCAGGCCCCGGTGATCGACCCCGACCCGCTGGCCGCGTCGGACGGTGCCCGATGA